The sequence CCCCATTTCCCACTCCATTTGCATCACCTTTTCACACCAAGTACCTTAACAGCATTGGAGTAATTCTCAAGGCTTTCGCAAGCAGTCGTGGTTGCTTCACAAGAGCAGTTATCGTTTTTCTATGGTCGTCGAAATCAGCGTAATTCTCTATCACGTCTATTGCTTCCTTGCTTGAGAGTATCTCAAAAAGTTTCTCTATCTTTTCCTGGTCAAGGGCTTTGAAGAGCCTTCTAACCCTCAGCCCAAAGGCTATCTGCTTCTTTATATCTCCACAGAGTTTTTCGTAAATGCTCAGGTCGTTCTTTCTTATAGCGTGCCTAAGTGCATGAGCACAGAGCATTCCATAGACGATACCACCGGCTGTTAAGGGCTTTATTTGCAAAGCGGCATCTCCGAGGAGTGCAACGTTTCCCTTTACCCACGGCTTTCTAAACCCAAGACCTACGTTTCCAGCTTTTATCTCAATTATCTTCGTTTCATTGAGAAGCTTCAATCTCAGAAACCTCATGAGAACATCGTAGCTCCCAAAAGTCCCTATCCTTGCGAGGGATTCATTCACCGGAGCAACCCACATAAAGAACTCATCGTTGATGTCTTTATTTACCCACACTTCAACGAAGTCTTTTCTCGGGAACTCTCCCACCACTTCAACTTCATAACCGCTTAGAAACTCCGCTTCCGTTTTTGCCCCAATTTCTTGGGCAACTTTGCTTGACACCCCATCAGCCCCTACGTAGAAATCTGCTTCTATCTCAAATCTCTCGTTAAACCTCTGCACAAGGGCTTTCCCGTTTTTAAACCCCAGAAACTTAGTCCCCATGTAGTATTCGGCACCTTTTTTAATTGCCCTCTCTGCGAGGGATTTTTCGAGGACTTTTCTATCAACAATATAAGCTTGCGGTGTTTTTCTTTTTATCTCAAAGCTCTGGATTCGGGAATAAAATACTGCCCCGGTGAACTCGTTAAGAATGGCCTCTCTGGGAAGATTGAGCTTTTCATAGCTTTCTGCTCCAATTATTCCGGTACACGCCTTACCCCCAAAAGAGGTCTTTGCTTCAATTAATGCAATATTAAACTCGCCCGCGAGAAGATCTGCAAGATAATTTCCCACCGGGCCTCCACCTATTATCGCAACATCATACTTCATGAACTTCACCAAGAGGGTGTAACCTTTAAATCCTAATTAAACTTTAGCCTTTTTGGTGATTTAAATGAGAGTTTTGGTCACAGGTTTTGAGCCATTTGGAGGGGAGAAAATAAACCCCTCTTGGGAAGCCGTTAAAGAGCTCCCCGAAGAAATTGAAGGTGCAGAGATCGTAAAACACGAACTTCCAGTGAGCTTTAAGAAAGTCAGAGAAATGCTGCCCGCACTTATAGACGATGTTAAGCCAGATGTCGTAATTCTCACGGGCCAGGCTGGTGGAAGGGCAAACATAACCGTTGAAAGGGTCGCGATAAATGTAATGGACGCAAGGATGGAAGACAACGAAGGCTATAAGCCAGAGGACGAGCCAATCTTCGAAAACGCTCCAGCAGCATATTTTGCCACGATACCTATAAAGAGGATTGTAAAAGCCTTGAGAGAAAACAGAATCCCCGCTATGGTG comes from Thermococcus aggregans and encodes:
- a CDS encoding geranylgeranyl reductase family protein, which produces MKYDVAIIGGGPVGNYLADLLAGEFNIALIEAKTSFGGKACTGIIGAESYEKLNLPREAILNEFTGAVFYSRIQSFEIKRKTPQAYIVDRKVLEKSLAERAIKKGAEYYMGTKFLGFKNGKALVQRFNERFEIEADFYVGADGVSSKVAQEIGAKTEAEFLSGYEVEVVGEFPRKDFVEVWVNKDINDEFFMWVAPVNESLARIGTFGSYDVLMRFLRLKLLNETKIIEIKAGNVGLGFRKPWVKGNVALLGDAALQIKPLTAGGIVYGMLCAHALRHAIRKNDLSIYEKLCGDIKKQIAFGLRVRRLFKALDQEKIEKLFEILSSKEAIDVIENYADFDDHRKTITALVKQPRLLAKALRITPMLLRYLV
- the pcp gene encoding pyroglutamyl-peptidase I, translated to MRVLVTGFEPFGGEKINPSWEAVKELPEEIEGAEIVKHELPVSFKKVREMLPALIDDVKPDVVILTGQAGGRANITVERVAINVMDARMEDNEGYKPEDEPIFENAPAAYFATIPIKRIVKALRENRIPAMVSNTAGTYVCNTAMYTALHHISSNGLKAKAGFIHVPYIPEQVLEKPQPSMSLEMIRKAIEIAIKESLKD